A single window of Coregonus clupeaformis isolate EN_2021a unplaced genomic scaffold, ASM2061545v1 scaf1055, whole genome shotgun sequence DNA harbors:
- the brd2a gene encoding bromodomain-containing protein 2a isoform X7: MAMEQGPPGPGKRIRKPSLLFEGFEGPPLLPHGQAPPSGSPRPLVPDTNRQGRATNQLQFLQKAMIKSLWRHHFAWPFHEPVDASKLSLPDYHKIIKQPMDMGTIKRRLENNYYRSASECMQDFNTMFTNCYIYNKPTDDIVLMAQSLEKAFLQKVAQMPQEEIELPPPPPRGKPGKPGKGRRATVPGGVTTAHQVPAVSQSAYSPPTPDTPESLLSTPPQTLQAKSLPPTLHSNPAMLGLPPTQPTAKKKGVKRKADTTTPTTMAMPITMGVGGIGMGMVGGPDSPLTLTSLGVGQGLGLGMGIGMGIGMGRGRGMVGAKAAAGRRGVSGRPIKPPKKDLPDSVQLQPVRRGKLGQQLRYCNGILKELLSKKHAAYAWPFYKPVDASMLGLHDYHDIIKQPMDLSTIKRKMDSREYRDAQQFAGDVRIMYSNCYKYNPPDHDVVAMARKLQDVFEFCFAKMPDEPAAPPASMGGHSSSSSSSSSSSSESDPSSESESDSSPSSDSEEERAHRLAELQEQVCTQLKAVHEQLAALSQGPIVKPKRKKDKKDKKKKKKPEKHRGSRVPVEEDIPIRPPKMPKVTKTSKTPKTPKTKSSKGGSTQGKRGTGKKSNKSKSSKKSQAVMLNMHQMSAAAMLPHYDSEEEDEVSPMSYDEKRQLSLDINKLPGEKLGRVVHIIQAREPSLRDTDPEEIEIDFETLKPSTLRELERYVMTCLRKKPRKPYVGKKGGAGKSREELALEKQLELEQRLLDVSGQLNSGKKPQKTKAEKPSAVEPHAVASRLSASSSSSDSSSSSSSSSSDTSDSD, translated from the exons ATGGCGATGGAGCAGGGCCCCCCGGGCCCCGGCAAGCGCATCCGGAAACCGTCACTGCTGTTTGAGGGATTCGAGGGCCCGCCGTTGCTCCCCCACGGGCAAGCTCCCCCCTCTGGGTCGCCACGGCCCCTAGTGCCCGACACGAACCGTCAGGGCCGTGCCACCAACCAGCTGCAGTTCCTCCAGAAAGCCATGATTAAGTCCCTGTGGAGGCACCACTTCGCATGGCCTTTCCATGAGCCTGTGGACGCCTCCAAGCTCAGCCTGCCT GACTATCACAAGATCATCAAACAGCCCATGGACATGGGGACCATCAAGCGGCGCCTGGAGAACAACTACTACCGCAGCGCCAGCGAGTGCATGCAGGATTTCAACACCATGTTCACCAACTGCTACATCTATAAtaag CCAACAGATGATATTGTTCTGATGGCCCAGTCCCTGGAGAAGGCTTTCCTTCAGAAGGTTGCCCAGATGCCCCAGGAGGAAATAGaacttccccctcctcccccgcGGGGCAAACCGGGCAAGCCAGGCAAAGGACGCAGGGCCACAG TACCAGGAGGAGTGACGACTGCTCACCAGGTCCCGGCAGTGTCCCAGTCCGCCTACTCTCCCCCCACGCCGGACACCCCGGAGTCGCTGCTCTCCACCCCCCCACAGACGCTCCAGGCCAAGAGCCTACCTCCCACCCTCCACAGTAATCCTGCTATGCTAGGCTTACCCCCAACACAGCCCACAGCCAAG AAAAAGGGAGTGAAGCGGAAAGCggacaccaccacccccaccaccatggCCATGCCCATCACCATGGGCGTTGGCGGGATTGGCATGGGCATGGTCGGCGGACCCGACTCCCCGTTGACACTCACCTCGCTGGGGGTAGGCCAAGGCCTGGGGCTCGGCATGGGGATAGGTATGGGTATTGGTATGGGCCGTGGCAGAGGCATGGTGGGCGCCAAAGCAGCTGCAGGGAGGCGGGGAGTCAGCGGGCGCCCTATCAAGCCCCCGAAGAAGGACCTGCCGGACTCTGTGCAGCTCCAGCCGGTGCGACGCGGCAAACTGGGCCAGCAGCTCCGGTACTGCAATGGGATTCTCAAAGAGCTGCTGTCCAAGAAACACGCGGCTTACGCCTGGCCCTTTTACAAACCAGTGGACGCCTCCATGCTGGGCCTACACGACTACCACGACATCATCAAGCAGCCCATGGACCTCAGCACCATCAAG AGGAAAATGGACAGTCGAGAGTACAGGGACGCCCAGCAGTTTGCCGGTGACGTGAGGATAATGTACTCTAACTGCTACAAGTACAACCCCCCAGACCATGACGTGGTAGCCATGGCACGCAAACTACAG GACGTCTTTGAGTTCTGTTTTGCCAAGATGCCTGACGAGCCTGCGGCCCCTCCTGCTTCCATGGGTGGACACTCCTCatcttcttcatcttcctcctcatcctcgtCGGAGAGCGACCCCAGCAGCGAGAGTGAGAGCGATAGCAGCCCCAGCTCGGACAGCGAGGAGGAGCGAGCACACCGCCTGGCCGAGCTGCAGGAACAGGTGTGTACACAG CTGAAAGCAGTTCATGAGCAGCTGGCAGCACTCTCCCAGGGCCCCATCGTCAAGCCTAAGAGGAAGAAAGATAAGAaggacaagaagaagaagaagaagccagaGAAGCATCGGGGAAGCCGGGTGCCAGTCGAAGAGGATATACCCATCCGGCCGCCCAAAATGCCCAAGGTCACCAAGACGTCAAAGACGCCGAAGACACCCAAGACCAAGAGCAGCAAAGGGGGCTCCACACAGGGCAAGAGGGGTACTGGCAAGAAGAGCAACAAGAGCAA GTCCTCCAAGAAGTCGCAGGCAGTGATGCTCAACATGCACCAGATGAGCGCTGCTGCCATGCTCCCCCACTACGACtccgaggaggaggacgaggtgTCGCCCATGAGCTACGACGAGAAGCGCCAGCTCAGCCTGGACATCAACAAGCTGCCCGGGGAGAAGCTGGGTCGTGTGGTTCACATCATCCAGGCGCGCGAGCCATCGCTGCGTGACACCGACCCAGAGGAGATCGAGATAGACTTTGAGACACTCAAGCCGTCCACGCTGCGCGAGCTGGAACGATACGTCATGACCTGCCTCCGCAAGAAGCCTCGCAAACCCTATG TAGGGAAGAAAGGTGGAGCAGGAAAGTCCCGGGAGGAGCTGGCCCTGGAGAAGCAGTTGGAGTTGGAGCAGAGGTTGCTGGATGTCAGCGGGCAGCTCAACTCTGGCAAGAAGCCTCAGAAAACCAAAG CAGAGAAGCCCAGTGCAGTGGAGCCCCATGCCGTAGCGTCTCGCCTCAGCGCCAGCAGCTCCAGCTCAGActcttcctcctcgtcctcctcgtcctcctctgaCACCAGTGACTCGGACTGA
- the brd2a gene encoding bromodomain-containing protein 2a isoform X5: protein METAINPPHDSSLGGVDVGLQGVMAMEQGPPGPGKRIRKPSLLFEGFEGPPLLPHGQAPPSGSPRPLVPDTNRQGRATNQLQFLQKAMIKSLWRHHFAWPFHEPVDASKLSLPDYHKIIKQPMDMGTIKRRLENNYYRSASECMQDFNTMFTNCYIYNKPTDDIVLMAQSLEKAFLQKVAQMPQEEIELPPPPPRGKPGKPGKGRRATVPGGVTTAHQVPAVSQSAYSPPTPDTPESLLSTPPQTLQAKSLPPTLHSNPAMLGLPPTQPTAKKKGVKRKADTTTPTTMAMPITMGVGGIGMGMVGGPDSPLTLTSLGVGQGLGLGMGIGMGIGMGRGRGMVGAKAAAGRRGVSGRPIKPPKKDLPDSVQLQPVRRGKLGQQLRYCNGILKELLSKKHAAYAWPFYKPVDASMLGLHDYHDIIKQPMDLSTIKRKMDSREYRDAQQFAGDVRIMYSNCYKYNPPDHDVVAMARKLQDVFEFCFAKMPDEPAAPPASMGGHSSSSSSSSSSSSESDPSSESESDSSPSSDSEEERAHRLAELQEQLKAVHEQLAALSQGPIVKPKRKKDKKDKKKKKKPEKHRGSRVPVEEDIPIRPPKMPKVTKTSKTPKTPKTKSSKGGSTQGKRGTGKKSNKSKSSKKSQAVMLNMHQMSAAAMLPHYDSEEEDEVSPMSYDEKRQLSLDINKLPGEKLGRVVHIIQAREPSLRDTDPEEIEIDFETLKPSTLRELERYVMTCLRKKPRKPYVGKKGGAGKSREELALEKQLELEQRLLDVSGQLNSGKKPQKTKAEKPSAVEPHAVASRLSASSSSSDSSSSSSSSSSDTSDSD from the exons ATGGAGACGGCCATAAACCCGCCCCATGACAG CTCCCTGGGCGGGGTCGACGTAGGCCTGCAGGGTGTCATGGCGATGGAGCAGGGCCCCCCGGGCCCCGGCAAGCGCATCCGGAAACCGTCACTGCTGTTTGAGGGATTCGAGGGCCCGCCGTTGCTCCCCCACGGGCAAGCTCCCCCCTCTGGGTCGCCACGGCCCCTAGTGCCCGACACGAACCGTCAGGGCCGTGCCACCAACCAGCTGCAGTTCCTCCAGAAAGCCATGATTAAGTCCCTGTGGAGGCACCACTTCGCATGGCCTTTCCATGAGCCTGTGGACGCCTCCAAGCTCAGCCTGCCT GACTATCACAAGATCATCAAACAGCCCATGGACATGGGGACCATCAAGCGGCGCCTGGAGAACAACTACTACCGCAGCGCCAGCGAGTGCATGCAGGATTTCAACACCATGTTCACCAACTGCTACATCTATAAtaag CCAACAGATGATATTGTTCTGATGGCCCAGTCCCTGGAGAAGGCTTTCCTTCAGAAGGTTGCCCAGATGCCCCAGGAGGAAATAGaacttccccctcctcccccgcGGGGCAAACCGGGCAAGCCAGGCAAAGGACGCAGGGCCACAG TACCAGGAGGAGTGACGACTGCTCACCAGGTCCCGGCAGTGTCCCAGTCCGCCTACTCTCCCCCCACGCCGGACACCCCGGAGTCGCTGCTCTCCACCCCCCCACAGACGCTCCAGGCCAAGAGCCTACCTCCCACCCTCCACAGTAATCCTGCTATGCTAGGCTTACCCCCAACACAGCCCACAGCCAAG AAAAAGGGAGTGAAGCGGAAAGCggacaccaccacccccaccaccatggCCATGCCCATCACCATGGGCGTTGGCGGGATTGGCATGGGCATGGTCGGCGGACCCGACTCCCCGTTGACACTCACCTCGCTGGGGGTAGGCCAAGGCCTGGGGCTCGGCATGGGGATAGGTATGGGTATTGGTATGGGCCGTGGCAGAGGCATGGTGGGCGCCAAAGCAGCTGCAGGGAGGCGGGGAGTCAGCGGGCGCCCTATCAAGCCCCCGAAGAAGGACCTGCCGGACTCTGTGCAGCTCCAGCCGGTGCGACGCGGCAAACTGGGCCAGCAGCTCCGGTACTGCAATGGGATTCTCAAAGAGCTGCTGTCCAAGAAACACGCGGCTTACGCCTGGCCCTTTTACAAACCAGTGGACGCCTCCATGCTGGGCCTACACGACTACCACGACATCATCAAGCAGCCCATGGACCTCAGCACCATCAAG AGGAAAATGGACAGTCGAGAGTACAGGGACGCCCAGCAGTTTGCCGGTGACGTGAGGATAATGTACTCTAACTGCTACAAGTACAACCCCCCAGACCATGACGTGGTAGCCATGGCACGCAAACTACAG GACGTCTTTGAGTTCTGTTTTGCCAAGATGCCTGACGAGCCTGCGGCCCCTCCTGCTTCCATGGGTGGACACTCCTCatcttcttcatcttcctcctcatcctcgtCGGAGAGCGACCCCAGCAGCGAGAGTGAGAGCGATAGCAGCCCCAGCTCGGACAGCGAGGAGGAGCGAGCACACCGCCTGGCCGAGCTGCAGGAACAG CTGAAAGCAGTTCATGAGCAGCTGGCAGCACTCTCCCAGGGCCCCATCGTCAAGCCTAAGAGGAAGAAAGATAAGAaggacaagaagaagaagaagaagccagaGAAGCATCGGGGAAGCCGGGTGCCAGTCGAAGAGGATATACCCATCCGGCCGCCCAAAATGCCCAAGGTCACCAAGACGTCAAAGACGCCGAAGACACCCAAGACCAAGAGCAGCAAAGGGGGCTCCACACAGGGCAAGAGGGGTACTGGCAAGAAGAGCAACAAGAGCAA GTCCTCCAAGAAGTCGCAGGCAGTGATGCTCAACATGCACCAGATGAGCGCTGCTGCCATGCTCCCCCACTACGACtccgaggaggaggacgaggtgTCGCCCATGAGCTACGACGAGAAGCGCCAGCTCAGCCTGGACATCAACAAGCTGCCCGGGGAGAAGCTGGGTCGTGTGGTTCACATCATCCAGGCGCGCGAGCCATCGCTGCGTGACACCGACCCAGAGGAGATCGAGATAGACTTTGAGACACTCAAGCCGTCCACGCTGCGCGAGCTGGAACGATACGTCATGACCTGCCTCCGCAAGAAGCCTCGCAAACCCTATG TAGGGAAGAAAGGTGGAGCAGGAAAGTCCCGGGAGGAGCTGGCCCTGGAGAAGCAGTTGGAGTTGGAGCAGAGGTTGCTGGATGTCAGCGGGCAGCTCAACTCTGGCAAGAAGCCTCAGAAAACCAAAG CAGAGAAGCCCAGTGCAGTGGAGCCCCATGCCGTAGCGTCTCGCCTCAGCGCCAGCAGCTCCAGCTCAGActcttcctcctcgtcctcctcgtcctcctctgaCACCAGTGACTCGGACTGA
- the brd2a gene encoding bromodomain-containing protein 2a isoform X1, whose translation METAINPPHDSSLGGVDVGLQGVMAMEQGPPGPGKRIRKPSLLFEGFEGPPLLPHGQAPPSGSPRPLVPDTNRQGRATNQLQFLQKAMIKSLWRHHFAWPFHEPVDASKLSLPDYHKIIKQPMDMGTIKRRLENNYYRSASECMQDFNTMFTNCYIYNKPTDDIVLMAQSLEKAFLQKVAQMPQEEIELPPPPPRGKPGKPGKGRRATVPGGVTTAHQVPAVSQSAYSPPTPDTPESLLSTPPQTLQAKSLPPTLHSNPAMLGLPPTQPTAKKKGVKRKADTTTPTTMAMPITMGVGGIGMGMVGGPDSPLTLTSLGVGQGLGLGMGIGMGIGMGRGRGMVGAKAAAGRRGVSGRPIKPPKKDLPDSVQLQPVRRGKLGQQLRYCNGILKELLSKKHAAYAWPFYKPVDASMLGLHDYHDIIKQPMDLSTIKRKMDSREYRDAQQFAGDVRIMYSNCYKYNPPDHDVVAMARKLQDVFEFCFAKMPDEPAAPPASMGGHSSSSSSSSSSSSESDPSSESESDSSPSSDSEEERAHRLAELQEQVCTQLKAVHEQLAALSQGPIVKPKRKKDKKDKKKKKKPEKHRGSRVPVEEDIPIRPPKMPKVTKTSKTPKTPKTKSSKGGSTQGKRGTGKKSNKSKSSKKSQAVMLNMHQMSAAAMLPHYDSEEEDEVSPMSYDEKRQLSLDINKLPGEKLGRVVHIIQAREPSLRDTDPEEIEIDFETLKPSTLRELERYVMTCLRKKPRKPYVGKKGGAGKSREELALEKQLELEQRLLDVSGQLNSGKKPQKTKAEKPSAVEPHAVASRLSASSSSSDSSSSSSSSSSDTSDSD comes from the exons ATGGAGACGGCCATAAACCCGCCCCATGACAG CTCCCTGGGCGGGGTCGACGTAGGCCTGCAGGGTGTCATGGCGATGGAGCAGGGCCCCCCGGGCCCCGGCAAGCGCATCCGGAAACCGTCACTGCTGTTTGAGGGATTCGAGGGCCCGCCGTTGCTCCCCCACGGGCAAGCTCCCCCCTCTGGGTCGCCACGGCCCCTAGTGCCCGACACGAACCGTCAGGGCCGTGCCACCAACCAGCTGCAGTTCCTCCAGAAAGCCATGATTAAGTCCCTGTGGAGGCACCACTTCGCATGGCCTTTCCATGAGCCTGTGGACGCCTCCAAGCTCAGCCTGCCT GACTATCACAAGATCATCAAACAGCCCATGGACATGGGGACCATCAAGCGGCGCCTGGAGAACAACTACTACCGCAGCGCCAGCGAGTGCATGCAGGATTTCAACACCATGTTCACCAACTGCTACATCTATAAtaag CCAACAGATGATATTGTTCTGATGGCCCAGTCCCTGGAGAAGGCTTTCCTTCAGAAGGTTGCCCAGATGCCCCAGGAGGAAATAGaacttccccctcctcccccgcGGGGCAAACCGGGCAAGCCAGGCAAAGGACGCAGGGCCACAG TACCAGGAGGAGTGACGACTGCTCACCAGGTCCCGGCAGTGTCCCAGTCCGCCTACTCTCCCCCCACGCCGGACACCCCGGAGTCGCTGCTCTCCACCCCCCCACAGACGCTCCAGGCCAAGAGCCTACCTCCCACCCTCCACAGTAATCCTGCTATGCTAGGCTTACCCCCAACACAGCCCACAGCCAAG AAAAAGGGAGTGAAGCGGAAAGCggacaccaccacccccaccaccatggCCATGCCCATCACCATGGGCGTTGGCGGGATTGGCATGGGCATGGTCGGCGGACCCGACTCCCCGTTGACACTCACCTCGCTGGGGGTAGGCCAAGGCCTGGGGCTCGGCATGGGGATAGGTATGGGTATTGGTATGGGCCGTGGCAGAGGCATGGTGGGCGCCAAAGCAGCTGCAGGGAGGCGGGGAGTCAGCGGGCGCCCTATCAAGCCCCCGAAGAAGGACCTGCCGGACTCTGTGCAGCTCCAGCCGGTGCGACGCGGCAAACTGGGCCAGCAGCTCCGGTACTGCAATGGGATTCTCAAAGAGCTGCTGTCCAAGAAACACGCGGCTTACGCCTGGCCCTTTTACAAACCAGTGGACGCCTCCATGCTGGGCCTACACGACTACCACGACATCATCAAGCAGCCCATGGACCTCAGCACCATCAAG AGGAAAATGGACAGTCGAGAGTACAGGGACGCCCAGCAGTTTGCCGGTGACGTGAGGATAATGTACTCTAACTGCTACAAGTACAACCCCCCAGACCATGACGTGGTAGCCATGGCACGCAAACTACAG GACGTCTTTGAGTTCTGTTTTGCCAAGATGCCTGACGAGCCTGCGGCCCCTCCTGCTTCCATGGGTGGACACTCCTCatcttcttcatcttcctcctcatcctcgtCGGAGAGCGACCCCAGCAGCGAGAGTGAGAGCGATAGCAGCCCCAGCTCGGACAGCGAGGAGGAGCGAGCACACCGCCTGGCCGAGCTGCAGGAACAGGTGTGTACACAG CTGAAAGCAGTTCATGAGCAGCTGGCAGCACTCTCCCAGGGCCCCATCGTCAAGCCTAAGAGGAAGAAAGATAAGAaggacaagaagaagaagaagaagccagaGAAGCATCGGGGAAGCCGGGTGCCAGTCGAAGAGGATATACCCATCCGGCCGCCCAAAATGCCCAAGGTCACCAAGACGTCAAAGACGCCGAAGACACCCAAGACCAAGAGCAGCAAAGGGGGCTCCACACAGGGCAAGAGGGGTACTGGCAAGAAGAGCAACAAGAGCAA GTCCTCCAAGAAGTCGCAGGCAGTGATGCTCAACATGCACCAGATGAGCGCTGCTGCCATGCTCCCCCACTACGACtccgaggaggaggacgaggtgTCGCCCATGAGCTACGACGAGAAGCGCCAGCTCAGCCTGGACATCAACAAGCTGCCCGGGGAGAAGCTGGGTCGTGTGGTTCACATCATCCAGGCGCGCGAGCCATCGCTGCGTGACACCGACCCAGAGGAGATCGAGATAGACTTTGAGACACTCAAGCCGTCCACGCTGCGCGAGCTGGAACGATACGTCATGACCTGCCTCCGCAAGAAGCCTCGCAAACCCTATG TAGGGAAGAAAGGTGGAGCAGGAAAGTCCCGGGAGGAGCTGGCCCTGGAGAAGCAGTTGGAGTTGGAGCAGAGGTTGCTGGATGTCAGCGGGCAGCTCAACTCTGGCAAGAAGCCTCAGAAAACCAAAG CAGAGAAGCCCAGTGCAGTGGAGCCCCATGCCGTAGCGTCTCGCCTCAGCGCCAGCAGCTCCAGCTCAGActcttcctcctcgtcctcctcgtcctcctctgaCACCAGTGACTCGGACTGA
- the brd2a gene encoding bromodomain-containing protein 2a isoform X3 — protein METAINPPHDSSLGGVDVGLQGVMAMEQGPPGPGKRIRKPSLLFEGFEGPPLLPHGQAPPSGSPRPLVPDTNRQGRATNQLQFLQKAMIKSLWRHHFAWPFHEPVDASKLSLPDYHKIIKQPMDMGTIKRRLENNYYRSASECMQDFNTMFTNCYIYNKPTDDIVLMAQSLEKAFLQKVAQMPQEEIELPPPPPRGKPGKPGKGRRATVPGGVTTAHQVPAVSQSAYSPPTPDTPESLLSTPPQTLQAKSLPPTLHSNPAMLGLPPTQPTAKKKGVKRKADTTTPTTMAMPITMGVGGIGMGMVGGPDSPLTLTSLGVGQGLGLGMGIGMGIGMGRGRGMVGAKAAAGRRGVSGRPIKPPKKDLPDSVQLQPVRRGKLGQQLRYCNGILKELLSKKHAAYAWPFYKPVDASMLGLHDYHDIIKQPMDLSTIKRKMDSREYRDAQQFAGDVRIMYSNCYKYNPPDHDVVAMARKLQDVFEFCFAKMPDEPAAPPASMGGHSSSSSSSSSSSSESDPSSESESDSSPSSDSEEERAHRLAELQEQVCTQLKAVHEQLAALSQGPIVKPKRKKDKKDKKKKKKPEKHRGSRVPVEEDIPIRPPKMPKVTKTSKTPKTPKTKSSKGGSTQGKRGTGKKSNKSKSSKKSQAVMLNMHQMSAAAMLPHYDSEEEDEVSPMSYDEKRQLSLDINKLPGEKLGRVVHIIQAREPSLRDTDPEEIEIDFETLKPSTLRELERYVMTCLRKKPRKPYVGKKGGAGKSREELALEKQLELEQRLLDVSGQLNSGKKPQKTKEKPSAVEPHAVASRLSASSSSSDSSSSSSSSSSDTSDSD, from the exons ATGGAGACGGCCATAAACCCGCCCCATGACAG CTCCCTGGGCGGGGTCGACGTAGGCCTGCAGGGTGTCATGGCGATGGAGCAGGGCCCCCCGGGCCCCGGCAAGCGCATCCGGAAACCGTCACTGCTGTTTGAGGGATTCGAGGGCCCGCCGTTGCTCCCCCACGGGCAAGCTCCCCCCTCTGGGTCGCCACGGCCCCTAGTGCCCGACACGAACCGTCAGGGCCGTGCCACCAACCAGCTGCAGTTCCTCCAGAAAGCCATGATTAAGTCCCTGTGGAGGCACCACTTCGCATGGCCTTTCCATGAGCCTGTGGACGCCTCCAAGCTCAGCCTGCCT GACTATCACAAGATCATCAAACAGCCCATGGACATGGGGACCATCAAGCGGCGCCTGGAGAACAACTACTACCGCAGCGCCAGCGAGTGCATGCAGGATTTCAACACCATGTTCACCAACTGCTACATCTATAAtaag CCAACAGATGATATTGTTCTGATGGCCCAGTCCCTGGAGAAGGCTTTCCTTCAGAAGGTTGCCCAGATGCCCCAGGAGGAAATAGaacttccccctcctcccccgcGGGGCAAACCGGGCAAGCCAGGCAAAGGACGCAGGGCCACAG TACCAGGAGGAGTGACGACTGCTCACCAGGTCCCGGCAGTGTCCCAGTCCGCCTACTCTCCCCCCACGCCGGACACCCCGGAGTCGCTGCTCTCCACCCCCCCACAGACGCTCCAGGCCAAGAGCCTACCTCCCACCCTCCACAGTAATCCTGCTATGCTAGGCTTACCCCCAACACAGCCCACAGCCAAG AAAAAGGGAGTGAAGCGGAAAGCggacaccaccacccccaccaccatggCCATGCCCATCACCATGGGCGTTGGCGGGATTGGCATGGGCATGGTCGGCGGACCCGACTCCCCGTTGACACTCACCTCGCTGGGGGTAGGCCAAGGCCTGGGGCTCGGCATGGGGATAGGTATGGGTATTGGTATGGGCCGTGGCAGAGGCATGGTGGGCGCCAAAGCAGCTGCAGGGAGGCGGGGAGTCAGCGGGCGCCCTATCAAGCCCCCGAAGAAGGACCTGCCGGACTCTGTGCAGCTCCAGCCGGTGCGACGCGGCAAACTGGGCCAGCAGCTCCGGTACTGCAATGGGATTCTCAAAGAGCTGCTGTCCAAGAAACACGCGGCTTACGCCTGGCCCTTTTACAAACCAGTGGACGCCTCCATGCTGGGCCTACACGACTACCACGACATCATCAAGCAGCCCATGGACCTCAGCACCATCAAG AGGAAAATGGACAGTCGAGAGTACAGGGACGCCCAGCAGTTTGCCGGTGACGTGAGGATAATGTACTCTAACTGCTACAAGTACAACCCCCCAGACCATGACGTGGTAGCCATGGCACGCAAACTACAG GACGTCTTTGAGTTCTGTTTTGCCAAGATGCCTGACGAGCCTGCGGCCCCTCCTGCTTCCATGGGTGGACACTCCTCatcttcttcatcttcctcctcatcctcgtCGGAGAGCGACCCCAGCAGCGAGAGTGAGAGCGATAGCAGCCCCAGCTCGGACAGCGAGGAGGAGCGAGCACACCGCCTGGCCGAGCTGCAGGAACAGGTGTGTACACAG CTGAAAGCAGTTCATGAGCAGCTGGCAGCACTCTCCCAGGGCCCCATCGTCAAGCCTAAGAGGAAGAAAGATAAGAaggacaagaagaagaagaagaagccagaGAAGCATCGGGGAAGCCGGGTGCCAGTCGAAGAGGATATACCCATCCGGCCGCCCAAAATGCCCAAGGTCACCAAGACGTCAAAGACGCCGAAGACACCCAAGACCAAGAGCAGCAAAGGGGGCTCCACACAGGGCAAGAGGGGTACTGGCAAGAAGAGCAACAAGAGCAA GTCCTCCAAGAAGTCGCAGGCAGTGATGCTCAACATGCACCAGATGAGCGCTGCTGCCATGCTCCCCCACTACGACtccgaggaggaggacgaggtgTCGCCCATGAGCTACGACGAGAAGCGCCAGCTCAGCCTGGACATCAACAAGCTGCCCGGGGAGAAGCTGGGTCGTGTGGTTCACATCATCCAGGCGCGCGAGCCATCGCTGCGTGACACCGACCCAGAGGAGATCGAGATAGACTTTGAGACACTCAAGCCGTCCACGCTGCGCGAGCTGGAACGATACGTCATGACCTGCCTCCGCAAGAAGCCTCGCAAACCCTATG TAGGGAAGAAAGGTGGAGCAGGAAAGTCCCGGGAGGAGCTGGCCCTGGAGAAGCAGTTGGAGTTGGAGCAGAGGTTGCTGGATGTCAGCGGGCAGCTCAACTCTGGCAAGAAGCCTCAGAAAACCAAAG AGAAGCCCAGTGCAGTGGAGCCCCATGCCGTAGCGTCTCGCCTCAGCGCCAGCAGCTCCAGCTCAGActcttcctcctcgtcctcctcgtcctcctctgaCACCAGTGACTCGGACTGA